In one window of Acidobacteriota bacterium DNA:
- a CDS encoding UpxY family transcription antiterminator: MSQTPSEVTGRSYIDAGTCGLNTLRVGETPAPDSRRDLHSKPKMSPEWGAARWYAAYTKSRHEKSVAEQLRGKGVEAFLPLYRTVRRWKNGEHWVELPLFPGYTFARFALADRLPVLKVQGVVRLVGFNGMPVALQDGEVESLRTALAEGICAEPHPYLTAGCSVRITAGPLAGREGILLRWHGSTRVVLSIDLIHRSVLVDVAADSLERI, translated from the coding sequence ATGTCACAAACACCCAGCGAAGTGACGGGGCGGAGCTATATTGACGCCGGGACCTGCGGGCTTAATACCTTGCGTGTTGGGGAGACGCCAGCGCCAGATTCCCGGCGGGACCTCCACAGTAAGCCGAAGATGTCGCCTGAGTGGGGCGCGGCACGATGGTACGCGGCTTACACAAAGTCGAGGCACGAAAAGTCCGTCGCTGAACAACTGCGGGGCAAAGGGGTTGAGGCATTCCTCCCGCTCTACAGGACCGTGCGGCGTTGGAAGAACGGGGAACACTGGGTGGAACTGCCGCTGTTTCCAGGCTACACGTTTGCGCGCTTCGCCCTTGCGGACCGACTCCCGGTTCTGAAGGTGCAAGGGGTGGTCCGTCTGGTTGGGTTCAACGGCATGCCGGTGGCGTTGCAGGACGGCGAAGTTGAAAGCCTGCGCACGGCATTGGCGGAAGGGATTTGCGCGGAGCCGCACCCGTATTTGACGGCGGGATGCAGTGTGCGGATCACGGCGGGTCCTTTGGCGGGGCGGGAAGGCATACTGCTGCGATGGCACGGAAGCACCCGCGTGGTGCTTTCAATCGACCTGATCCATCGTTCTGTTCTGGTTGATGTGGCGGCGGATTCGCTGGAACGCATATGA